The following coding sequences lie in one bacterium genomic window:
- a CDS encoding type Z 30S ribosomal protein S14, whose protein sequence is MAKTSVIARANKKPKFSSRIVRRCFRCGRKRGYMRDFNLCRICFREYANEGMIPGVKKSSW, encoded by the coding sequence ATGGCAAAAACATCAGTTATTGCGCGAGCAAACAAGAAACCAAAATTTAGCAGTCGTATCGTGCGTCGCTGTTTTCGTTGTGGTCGTAAGCGCGGCTATATGCGAGATTTCAACCTTTGTCGTATTTGTTTTCGAGAATATGCAAACGAAGGTATGATTCCAGGAGTTAAGAAATCAAGCTGGTAG
- the rpsH gene encoding 30S ribosomal protein S8 — translation MDPIADMLVNIKNTATAGKSFALVPYSKLKFSIASILVDEGYLKSVAKRGKKAKKFIELEVTYDIDKKPKISGVSRISRPSKRVYYGTGDVRPVRNGHGLLVLSTPKGILTGKDARKEHVGGEALFKIW, via the coding sequence ATGGATCCAATTGCAGACATGTTAGTGAATATCAAAAATACCGCGACGGCGGGCAAATCTTTTGCGCTTGTTCCTTATTCTAAACTCAAGTTTTCAATCGCTAGTATTTTGGTGGATGAAGGATATTTGAAATCTGTAGCAAAACGTGGTAAAAAAGCAAAAAAATTCATAGAGCTTGAAGTAACTTACGATATCGACAAAAAGCCAAAGATTAGTGGTGTATCGCGCATCTCAAGGCCATCTAAAAGAGTATACTATGGCACAGGAGATGTAAGACCGGTACGAAATGGACACGGGCTTCTCGTTCTCTCCACTCCTAAAGGAATACTTACTGGGAAAGATGCGCGGAAAGAACACGTTGGCGGGGAGGCGTTGTTTAAAATTTGGTAA
- the rplE gene encoding 50S ribosomal protein L5: MESVKIKEKKAFDTLKGQFGYKNPMAAPRLVKVIVSSTTGSSKQKGRNELVADRLAKITGQKPTLRGAKKSIASFKLREGEKIGVIATLRKNRMYGFLDKFINIAAPRTRDFRGYNRKSIDVMGNLTLGLKEQTIFPETVDEDLKDVFGMSVTIVTSAKNKDEATAFFELLGVPFKKQGVEEEKKKRAKKKK; encoded by the coding sequence GGAATCAGTCAAAATAAAAGAAAAAAAAGCATTCGATACACTCAAGGGGCAATTTGGGTATAAAAATCCGATGGCAGCACCGCGCCTCGTTAAGGTGATCGTGAGCAGTACCACAGGGTCTTCAAAGCAAAAAGGCAGGAATGAGCTTGTTGCGGACCGTCTTGCAAAAATCACGGGGCAGAAGCCAACATTGCGAGGAGCGAAAAAATCCATCGCATCGTTTAAGCTTCGTGAGGGTGAAAAGATTGGCGTTATCGCAACGCTCCGAAAAAACAGAATGTATGGATTTCTCGATAAATTCATTAATATTGCGGCACCAAGAACGCGTGACTTCCGGGGATATAATAGAAAAAGCATTGATGTTATGGGGAACCTCACTCTCGGACTCAAAGAACAGACGATTTTTCCAGAGACCGTCGACGAAGATCTCAAAGATGTCTTTGGTATGTCGGTTACTATCGTAACGAGCGCGAAAAACAAAGATGAAGCCACCGCATTCTTCGAGCTTCTTGGTGTTCCCTTCAAAAAACAAGGCGTGGAAGAAGAAAAGAAAAAAAGAGCGAAAAAGAAGAAATAG
- the rplF gene encoding 50S ribosomal protein L6, whose product MSRIGKQIISIPAKTEVIQHDGVITVKGPLGELSRPFNNTIDITITENAINLIPKEVTATTQALWGTYAAHIKNMIAGVNKKFEKKLIVEGIGFRAEVSGENMIFNLGFSHKITVPIPKGISVVIEKTIITISGINKELVGYFAASLRDLKKPEPYKGKGIRYEKEVIRRKEGKKSV is encoded by the coding sequence ATGTCACGAATCGGAAAACAAATTATTTCCATACCAGCAAAAACTGAAGTCATACAGCATGATGGTGTTATTACCGTTAAGGGACCGCTCGGGGAACTCTCACGTCCCTTCAATAACACAATCGATATAACAATCACCGAGAACGCGATCAATCTTATTCCAAAAGAAGTAACTGCTACAACGCAAGCTCTTTGGGGAACCTATGCTGCTCATATAAAAAATATGATTGCAGGAGTGAATAAGAAATTTGAAAAAAAACTTATCGTGGAGGGTATCGGATTTCGCGCAGAAGTTTCAGGTGAAAATATGATATTTAACCTTGGTTTCTCACATAAAATAACGGTTCCCATACCAAAAGGTATTTCAGTGGTAATCGAAAAAACAATCATAACAATTTCTGGGATTAATAAAGAACTTGTCGGTTATTTTGCGGCATCATTGAGAGATCTCAAGAAACCGGAACCATATAAGGGAAAAGGTATACGTTACGAGAAAGAAGTTATCAGAAGGAAGGAAGGAAAGAAATCGGTCTAA